One genomic window of Gracilinema caldarium DSM 7334 includes the following:
- a CDS encoding alpha-N-arabinofuranosidase: MAKATIIVDKDYRIASVDKNIYGSFIEHLGRAVYSGIYEPGHPNADEQGFRTDVLELVQELGVKIVRYPGGNFVSGYNWVDGIGPKDQRKRRLELSWKSIETNEFGIDEFVDWCRKAQTEVMAAVNLGTGTPQEAGNLVEYCNHPSGSYWSDLRIKYGHQKPHNIKVWCLGNEMDGPWQICHLEADDYGKKARETAKIMKWIDPDLKLVVAGSSGPGMPTFPEWDRTVLEYTYEQADFISLHRYYENLGDNDDFLASYIDMDRFIRSVAATADYVKAKVRSKKTMMLSFDEWNVWYMKQVKLQPWEQAPAILEDRYSLLDALVVGGMLITLINNADRVQMAALAQLVNVIAPIFTEKGGRVLRQTTFYPFAMAAHYGMGTVLHPLIRGDQQGTKSYDAAPLVHSATVYNEEKAELTVFVLNRSKEPLHLDLDFRSFGKLSFLEHQILDGPDLNACNDFEHPDRVKPRQVTPKDAAASSFAVHLSAYSWNMLRFRVG, from the coding sequence ATGGCAAAAGCTACAATCATCGTTGATAAGGATTACCGGATCGCATCGGTAGATAAAAACATTTATGGTTCCTTTATTGAGCATCTGGGACGGGCAGTTTATTCAGGTATTTATGAGCCCGGACACCCCAATGCAGATGAACAGGGCTTCAGAACCGATGTATTGGAGCTTGTACAAGAACTGGGAGTAAAGATTGTGCGATATCCGGGAGGCAATTTTGTTTCCGGTTATAATTGGGTCGATGGCATAGGGCCTAAGGATCAGCGAAAACGACGGCTTGAGTTATCCTGGAAATCTATAGAAACCAATGAATTTGGGATTGATGAATTTGTCGACTGGTGTAGAAAAGCTCAAACAGAGGTCATGGCGGCAGTAAATCTCGGAACCGGCACGCCTCAGGAAGCGGGCAATCTTGTTGAATATTGCAATCATCCTTCAGGTTCCTATTGGAGCGATCTGCGCATCAAGTATGGGCACCAGAAGCCCCACAATATCAAGGTATGGTGTCTGGGTAATGAAATGGACGGTCCCTGGCAAATCTGTCATCTGGAAGCCGATGATTATGGAAAAAAAGCCAGAGAAACCGCCAAAATTATGAAATGGATCGATCCGGACCTAAAACTGGTTGTTGCCGGCAGTTCGGGGCCAGGAATGCCCACATTCCCCGAATGGGACCGCACGGTCCTTGAATATACCTATGAGCAGGCAGATTTCATTTCCCTCCACCGGTACTATGAAAACCTCGGTGACAATGATGATTTTCTTGCTTCCTATATTGATATGGATCGGTTTATCCGCAGTGTAGCCGCTACCGCCGACTATGTAAAAGCAAAGGTACGCAGCAAAAAGACCATGATGCTTTCCTTTGATGAATGGAATGTCTGGTATATGAAGCAGGTAAAACTCCAGCCCTGGGAACAGGCTCCAGCAATCCTGGAAGACCGGTATTCCCTTCTCGATGCGCTGGTTGTGGGGGGCATGCTTATCACCCTGATCAACAATGCTGACCGGGTTCAGATGGCAGCCCTTGCTCAACTGGTCAATGTCATTGCACCGATCTTTACTGAAAAGGGCGGCAGGGTACTGCGTCAGACAACCTTCTATCCCTTTGCCATGGCAGCCCATTACGGTATGGGCACGGTTCTGCACCCCCTCATCCGCGGTGACCAGCAAGGAACCAAGAGCTATGATGCCGCTCCTCTGGTACATTCAGCTACCGTTTATAATGAAGAAAAGGCTGAGCTCACCGTCTTTGTGCTGAACCGGAGCAAAGAACCACTTCATCTGGACCTTGACTTCAGATCCTTCGGAAAACTTTCCTTCCTAGAACACCAGATTCTCGATGGGCCCGACCTGAATGCCTGTAACGATTTTGAACACCCGGATCGGGTTAAACCCCGGCAGGTAACACCGAAGGATGCTGCTGCATCCAGCTTCGCAGTGCATCTTTCGGCATATTCCTGGAACATGCTCCGATTTAGAGTTGGCTGA
- a CDS encoding GAF domain-containing protein yields MIDEQSLSFRRIPLYERLYTQLDELISLKSPNLIAGMATMAALLHAKLSHHFWTGFYFVAGEDELHVGPYQGSVACQILKGRGVCLACVRTGEPVIVPDVEAFPGHIACDSRSKSEIVIPLKKNGKVVAVLDIDSDKLAQFDAGDAEHLQKIVNLLIPLIESFPG; encoded by the coding sequence ATGATTGATGAACAAAGTCTATCCTTTCGCCGTATTCCCTTGTATGAACGGCTCTATACCCAATTAGATGAATTGATTTCTCTAAAATCACCCAACCTCATTGCTGGTATGGCAACCATGGCAGCCCTTCTCCATGCAAAACTTTCCCATCATTTCTGGACAGGATTTTATTTTGTCGCAGGGGAGGATGAACTCCATGTGGGTCCATATCAGGGATCGGTAGCCTGTCAGATCCTAAAGGGGAGGGGGGTATGCCTTGCCTGTGTGCGAACAGGGGAGCCAGTTATAGTACCCGATGTAGAAGCCTTCCCTGGACATATAGCCTGTGACTCCCGTTCAAAAAGCGAAATCGTCATCCCCCTTAAAAAGAATGGCAAGGTTGTAGCGGTTCTGGATATTGATTCGGATAAACTAGCCCAGTTTGATGCAGGAGATGCGGAGCATCTGCAGAAAATAGTAAACCTGCTGATACCTTTGATTGAGAGTTTCCCAGGCTAA
- a CDS encoding efflux RND transporter permease subunit, translated as MILSDFSVKHPAIIVILLAGLFVFAMLALGALNTEMIPPVTMPKAIIITRLPGAGAREMERDVTRVIENQMATLPGLSELSSSSYASYSSVTLSFNASVNVRDKLPQIRELLNGILDELPENIDGAPVIYIMEAGSFLPIFSVRIDSSMDLEQLTTFLEERLEPDLARIDGVSKINLVGGIHQEARITLRLDDLVSRRLSALQVYQALQYNNRNIPAGAAQFRERELSFTAAGALENLEDLVNLTVGFVDTTPIYLKDVATVSLVQEKQEFRVRSGGKNYVMVDILKRDEGNTLKIAGEAKKVLDEVREETNGTVTYQIISDQSETTRQSLKTVVFSAVSGLLLTILVILLVLHNFRATLIISLSIPLSILFAILGLFAAGRSLNLLSLSGMTVAIGMIVDNSIVVLETTYRKFMQSRDRKDAARKGADELGSAVLASTLTSICVFAPLLFLKGIIGIIMNDLSLAIIFALAASALVAVVVVPWLSSLILADEDTLKRPLIVTRIEKAIDRVLEWLEGLYRKLLTWVLAHELFTIVLSMALLVGSLFFISALKISFLPPTDTGEIELYIQTPLGYSLDNTTAKVDELDRRVQALVPELEAAVYYVGASSSVTVSGSPNLAYGKLRLVPNEKRKRTVQELIPHLQKTLSESIPDVDVTVLNGGFDALLALGTGGQGFQMEIYGSDLEAVTTTASLVQSILDKDTDVFKTELSVRSDAEQLYMDLSQLYMGSLGVTPYEAGITSRILFSGMKSGKLKLGTKDYTLRLTSDAADRPINQDLLNQITLKTQDGRLISFSAFSSLDARQSLSCIDRKNRTFSVEVRGYLKSEDQSGVSRRTLAALESMKLPLGIKYRTAGTSALIGESLSSLSLMLLISIFLIYSVMVIQFERFVQPLIIMASIPFCLIGVVFGLLIFNSGLSIIAMLAIIALGGTVVNNAIVMVDYTNQLRTGGVQDLRTAIIDGAATRLRPILMTAMTTLFGVLPMALAHGNGSEVYAPLGQAIFGGLFTSTLITLLIIPILYERLEGRVINVHG; from the coding sequence ATGATACTCTCTGACTTTTCGGTTAAACATCCTGCAATTATTGTGATCCTTTTAGCCGGTCTCTTTGTGTTTGCCATGCTCGCTCTGGGGGCTCTCAATACGGAGATGATACCCCCGGTTACCATGCCGAAGGCCATTATCATTACCCGACTTCCCGGTGCAGGAGCCAGGGAAATGGAACGGGATGTTACCCGGGTAATTGAAAACCAGATGGCAACCCTGCCAGGACTTTCAGAACTGAGTTCATCAAGCTATGCGTCTTATTCTTCGGTTACCTTGTCTTTTAACGCTTCGGTAAACGTCCGGGACAAACTTCCCCAAATTCGGGAACTATTGAACGGTATACTCGATGAACTTCCGGAAAATATTGATGGAGCCCCGGTCATCTATATTATGGAGGCTGGCTCCTTCCTGCCTATTTTCTCGGTACGCATTGACAGCTCCATGGATCTGGAACAGCTGACTACTTTTCTTGAAGAACGCCTTGAGCCAGATCTCGCTCGAATTGATGGGGTCTCAAAAATAAACCTGGTGGGGGGTATTCACCAGGAAGCTCGCATTACCTTGAGGCTTGATGATCTGGTATCCCGGAGACTTTCAGCGCTCCAGGTGTACCAGGCCCTTCAGTATAATAATCGAAATATTCCCGCTGGCGCTGCCCAGTTTCGAGAACGGGAATTATCATTTACTGCAGCAGGCGCACTGGAAAATCTGGAGGATCTTGTAAACCTTACAGTGGGCTTTGTAGATACTACCCCCATTTACCTCAAAGATGTGGCCACGGTTTCTCTGGTTCAGGAAAAGCAGGAATTTCGTGTCCGGTCAGGAGGTAAAAACTATGTGATGGTCGATATTTTAAAGCGGGATGAAGGGAACACCCTCAAGATTGCAGGGGAAGCAAAAAAGGTTCTCGATGAAGTTCGAGAGGAGACCAACGGAACCGTCACCTATCAGATCATTAGTGATCAGAGTGAGACAACCCGCCAGTCCTTGAAAACGGTTGTTTTCTCAGCTGTAAGCGGTCTTCTTTTAACCATTTTAGTCATTTTACTAGTACTGCACAACTTTCGGGCCACCCTTATTATTAGTCTCTCCATTCCCCTATCTATCCTTTTTGCCATCCTTGGGCTCTTTGCTGCAGGCCGCTCTCTGAATCTGCTCTCCCTGTCAGGTATGACTGTGGCAATCGGTATGATTGTGGATAACTCGATTGTTGTTCTGGAAACGACCTACCGGAAGTTTATGCAGAGCAGAGATCGTAAAGACGCAGCCCGAAAAGGAGCCGATGAACTGGGATCGGCGGTGTTAGCTTCTACATTGACCAGTATCTGCGTTTTTGCGCCGCTCCTCTTTTTAAAGGGTATCATCGGGATTATCATGAATGACCTATCCCTGGCAATTATCTTTGCCCTGGCGGCCAGTGCCCTTGTGGCGGTTGTGGTGGTTCCCTGGTTATCTTCTCTTATATTAGCCGATGAAGACACCCTGAAACGTCCCCTCATAGTTACTCGTATCGAAAAGGCCATAGACCGGGTACTGGAATGGCTCGAAGGTCTCTATCGCAAGTTGTTAACTTGGGTTTTAGCCCATGAACTGTTTACGATAGTTCTCTCCATGGCTCTTCTAGTGGGGTCGCTCTTCTTTATCAGTGCCCTTAAAATCAGCTTTCTGCCGCCGACGGACACCGGTGAGATTGAACTCTATATTCAGACGCCCCTGGGCTATTCTCTCGATAATACCACCGCCAAGGTTGATGAACTGGACCGTCGGGTGCAGGCCTTAGTCCCGGAACTGGAAGCTGCTGTGTACTATGTGGGGGCCAGCAGTTCTGTCACGGTTTCCGGTTCTCCAAACCTGGCCTACGGCAAGCTCAGGCTTGTACCGAACGAGAAGCGGAAACGAACCGTACAGGAACTTATTCCCCATTTGCAGAAAACCCTCTCGGAATCTATCCCCGATGTGGATGTTACAGTCCTGAATGGCGGCTTTGACGCTCTCCTTGCCTTAGGTACCGGCGGACAGGGATTTCAGATGGAAATCTATGGATCAGACCTGGAAGCGGTGACTACAACTGCCAGTCTGGTCCAGTCCATACTGGACAAGGACACCGATGTATTTAAGACTGAGCTGTCGGTGAGGAGTGATGCAGAACAACTCTATATGGATTTAAGTCAGCTTTATATGGGGAGCCTCGGGGTTACCCCTTATGAGGCAGGTATCACAAGCCGTATTCTTTTTTCTGGTATGAAATCGGGGAAGCTCAAGCTAGGAACAAAGGATTACACCCTCAGGCTTACTTCCGATGCAGCAGACAGGCCCATCAACCAGGACCTTCTGAATCAAATTACCCTGAAAACCCAGGATGGCCGGCTCATCAGTTTTTCGGCCTTTTCCAGCCTGGACGCCCGGCAAAGCCTTTCCTGTATTGATCGGAAAAACAGGACCTTTTCTGTGGAAGTTCGAGGCTATTTAAAATCGGAGGACCAATCGGGGGTAAGCCGCCGAACCCTTGCTGCCCTGGAATCGATGAAACTGCCCCTGGGGATCAAGTACCGGACCGCCGGCACGAGCGCTCTAATTGGTGAATCCCTCTCAAGCCTCAGTCTTATGCTGCTCATCAGTATCTTCCTTATTTACTCAGTCATGGTCATTCAATTTGAACGGTTCGTACAGCCCCTCATTATCATGGCATCGATCCCTTTCTGCCTCATCGGAGTAGTCTTTGGGCTTCTCATCTTTAATTCAGGCCTTTCTATAATTGCCATGCTGGCTATTATTGCCCTGGGGGGTACCGTTGTGAATAATGCTATCGTCATGGTGGATTATACGAACCAGCTCCGCACTGGGGGTGTGCAGGACCTTCGCACTGCCATCATCGATGGGGCCGCAACCCGGCTCAGGCCTATTCTGATGACCGCCATGACTACCCTTTTTGGTGTTTTGCCGATGGCGCTGGCCCACGGTAATGGGTCTGAAGTCTATGCTCCCCTAGGACAGGCCATTTTTGGTGGACTTTTCACGAGTACCCTGATAACACTACTTATTATTCCAATCCTTTATGAACGCTTGGAAGGGCGTGTTATTAATGTTCATGGTTAA
- a CDS encoding TetR/AcrR family transcriptional regulator gives MCNLKGEILADSTKDRILAAAQSILKQRGADALTMESTAELAGVSRKTVYNHFQNRFKLFDAAVAHWMRHVLDGVEAIAANRELPFIEKLNAIVDRGFRDLREGGRIIGRPQRERLDPAELDLRKSLQTSLKQLIKTIVLDADRSGYIRNDFTAEQITWIIINIITGIMALDPIEENNFTKAELLQDALRAVILGVLSPVGLEVMQGSALLSGKAGLDNP, from the coding sequence ATGTGTAATCTAAAAGGGGAAATCCTAGCTGATAGTACCAAAGACCGGATTCTCGCGGCTGCCCAGAGTATTTTAAAACAGCGTGGAGCTGATGCCCTTACTATGGAAAGTACTGCAGAACTGGCTGGGGTAAGCCGTAAAACGGTATATAATCACTTTCAGAATCGTTTCAAACTGTTTGATGCGGCCGTCGCCCATTGGATGCGGCATGTTCTTGATGGGGTTGAAGCTATAGCTGCAAATCGGGAACTCCCTTTTATTGAAAAATTAAATGCCATTGTAGATCGTGGATTTCGAGATCTTCGTGAAGGTGGACGAATTATTGGTCGACCTCAGCGAGAACGACTGGATCCCGCAGAGTTGGATTTGCGAAAAAGTCTACAAACATCATTGAAACAGCTTATTAAAACGATTGTACTCGATGCGGACCGTTCGGGTTATATCCGGAATGATTTTACTGCAGAACAGATCACATGGATTATCATCAATATTATTACGGGAATTATGGCTCTAGATCCTATAGAAGAGAATAATTTTACTAAAGCTGAACTACTGCAAGATGCTCTACGCGCTGTAATTTTAGGTGTGTTGAGCCCCGTGGGGCTTGAGGTTATGCAAGGATCCGCTTTGCTTTCTGGAAAGGCGGGCTTAGATAACCCTTGA
- a CDS encoding AI-2E family transporter has product MSDRFKKFNSGRANFFLVAFIALVLAGAVLKITATVVLPFIIAILLAFILDPLVRALEKVYIPRVVAIVIVIAGIGLGLYIAGLILFSSGKTILSQYPRYEKRFLEIYSWIAGLFGLPYDEHRTFIDNLWGQLGVRNQIRNYTFSITNGFIDFLKSLVMVLLFIVFLLLESAHLEEKVAIAFEHRFSGRIKSIVEAVVLQVSRYLTIKFFISLGTGIFVALGLALLKVDFWLIWGVISFILNFIPTIGSIAASTGVTLFSLLQFWPHGWPVVGAFLVMLLVNFVVGNILEPQIQGENLGLSPFIVLVSLLAWGWLWGFAGLVLAVPMTVIVKIICEHVPILEPVAILIGSYKDLQKYKTPGQKLLVKVQVDEHKFQEEPAQHD; this is encoded by the coding sequence ATGAGCGATCGTTTTAAAAAATTTAATTCTGGGCGGGCTAACTTTTTTTTAGTCGCTTTTATAGCTCTAGTACTTGCTGGAGCGGTACTTAAAATAACAGCTACGGTGGTATTACCCTTTATCATAGCCATCCTGCTCGCATTTATTCTCGATCCCTTAGTACGGGCTTTAGAAAAGGTTTATATACCCCGTGTTGTAGCAATTGTTATCGTTATAGCAGGTATAGGTTTGGGGCTCTATATAGCGGGACTTATACTGTTCAGTTCCGGAAAGACTATATTATCCCAATATCCCCGGTATGAAAAACGGTTTCTTGAGATTTATAGTTGGATCGCAGGGCTTTTTGGGCTGCCCTATGACGAACACCGTACGTTTATCGACAACCTTTGGGGACAATTAGGTGTTCGTAACCAGATTCGGAATTATACATTTTCTATCACTAATGGATTTATCGATTTTTTGAAAAGTCTTGTAATGGTACTTCTTTTTATAGTCTTTTTACTGCTCGAATCAGCCCATCTGGAAGAAAAAGTAGCCATTGCATTTGAACATCGTTTTTCTGGAAGAATAAAAAGTATAGTTGAAGCCGTAGTATTACAGGTGAGCCGATATCTCACCATCAAATTTTTTATTTCTCTTGGGACAGGCATTTTTGTTGCCCTAGGACTAGCCCTACTTAAGGTTGATTTCTGGCTCATTTGGGGTGTCATTTCATTTATTCTGAATTTTATTCCTACTATCGGGAGTATTGCCGCAAGTACAGGGGTAACCCTTTTTTCGCTCCTTCAGTTCTGGCCCCATGGCTGGCCGGTAGTTGGAGCCTTTTTGGTGATGTTGCTCGTTAATTTTGTGGTTGGCAATATTCTTGAACCTCAGATACAGGGAGAAAATCTGGGACTTTCACCCTTCATCGTTCTTGTATCCTTACTGGCCTGGGGGTGGCTCTGGGGCTTTGCCGGCCTTGTTCTGGCTGTTCCCATGACGGTAATCGTTAAAATTATTTGTGAACATGTACCAATCTTGGAGCCTGTAGCGATCCTTATCGGTTCTTATAAGGATCTGCAAAAATATAAGACCCCTGGTCAAAAATTGCTTGTTAAAGTACAGGTTGATGAACACAAATTTCAGGAGGAACCAGCTCAACATGATTGA
- a CDS encoding efflux RND transporter periplasmic adaptor subunit, with protein MTTINHYKAIVFIILRWAVPFLILIGAFVVSQQLGKMSRIAQHQNPIPVRVMQPEFGDLVRTLTINGYVESETIVTVLPLVSGVLQELTVDVGDRVKRDQIIARIDPERFLLQLKQAETAYLSTKSTYERISQLYKADATSTLNFEQAKAQYETYQSQYELAKLQLEYTRIKSPMDGVVLQRHLSVGSLAVPERPLLTIADLNNLLIRCQIPEHYYTLFLESWQDGSSKLRISIRRSDGLILSGKLRSVSPYIKIETKNFEAVISVASGVEDLRPGMFVTNTFELSRIRDVYTLPFSALAGGNRLWYVEDGRAKRSEITITESNDAFFVVTPEWKERDVIVEGWYFLREGSPVVVNP; from the coding sequence ATGACTACCATTAATCATTACAAAGCGATCGTGTTTATTATCTTACGTTGGGCAGTACCGTTTCTCATTCTGATTGGAGCCTTTGTTGTGAGCCAGCAGTTGGGTAAAATGAGCAGAATTGCACAACATCAAAATCCTATACCGGTTCGGGTGATGCAACCTGAGTTTGGAGATCTGGTGCGTACGTTAACTATAAATGGCTATGTAGAATCGGAGACAATAGTTACAGTGCTGCCCCTGGTGTCGGGTGTACTCCAGGAGCTTACTGTTGATGTTGGAGACCGGGTAAAACGGGACCAGATTATTGCCCGTATAGATCCTGAACGGTTCTTACTGCAATTGAAACAGGCAGAGACGGCATATCTTTCAACTAAGTCCACCTATGAGCGGATTTCCCAATTGTACAAAGCCGACGCTACCAGTACTCTCAATTTTGAACAAGCTAAGGCTCAATATGAGACCTATCAATCCCAATATGAATTAGCCAAATTACAGCTTGAATATACCAGAATTAAAAGTCCTATGGATGGGGTAGTATTACAGCGGCATCTCAGCGTAGGATCCCTAGCTGTGCCAGAGCGGCCCTTACTTACCATAGCGGATCTGAACAATCTGCTGATTCGTTGTCAGATTCCAGAACATTATTATACACTTTTTCTGGAATCCTGGCAGGATGGAAGTTCAAAGCTCAGAATTTCGATTCGACGAAGTGATGGACTTATCTTGTCTGGTAAGTTGCGCAGTGTCAGCCCCTATATCAAGATAGAAACTAAAAACTTTGAAGCAGTTATTTCAGTCGCCTCCGGTGTTGAAGACCTACGTCCGGGAATGTTTGTGACGAACACCTTTGAATTATCCCGGATTCGGGATGTATATACGCTCCCATTCTCCGCTCTGGCTGGAGGAAACCGTCTCTGGTATGTGGAAGATGGCCGAGCAAAACGGTCGGAAATTACAATAACTGAAAGTAATGATGCCTTCTTTGTTGTTACTCCTGAATGGAAAGAACGGGATGTGATTGTGGAAGGCTGGTATTTCCTGAGAGAAGGCAGTCCTGTGGTTGTAAATCCATGA
- a CDS encoding 30S ribosomal protein S1 — translation MAKREGNQGSTSFADYMNSMDSRKIQFQPGQMIESRIVSISNDTVFLELNGKSEGILEKAELLDKNGELTLKEGDTIKAFFLKAQNGELHFTTRISGEKADLSILEEAYKNHIPVEGVVEKEIKGGYEVAIGETRAFCPYSQMGIKRSEEGSNWVGKHLTFLIQEYKDNGRNLIVSNRAIEEALQAEKIAKLKEILKEHSIITGTIASVQDFGAFVDLGGIQGLIPVSEISRERVANINEVLQSGQEIRAEIIKIDWQTERITLSMKSLSADPWTEAAKKYPIGSKHTGKVIRITDYGAFVSLEPGLDGLIHVSELRSGDKYNNVKGAVKLGQTLMVKILEVDEIRRRISLKPASSAEEEAVSKQYMADEDPQDTYNPFAALLKKNK, via the coding sequence ATGGCGAAACGTGAAGGAAATCAAGGATCCACTAGTTTTGCGGATTATATGAATTCTATGGACAGCCGGAAGATCCAATTCCAGCCAGGACAGATGATAGAAAGCAGAATTGTTTCTATTTCAAATGATACGGTGTTTTTAGAGCTTAATGGAAAAAGCGAAGGTATTTTAGAAAAGGCCGAGTTGCTTGATAAAAACGGCGAACTAACCCTGAAAGAAGGGGATACAATAAAGGCCTTCTTTTTGAAGGCTCAGAACGGAGAACTTCATTTCACGACCCGAATTAGCGGCGAAAAGGCTGATTTATCTATACTCGAAGAAGCTTACAAGAACCATATTCCTGTTGAAGGTGTGGTAGAAAAAGAAATTAAGGGAGGTTACGAGGTAGCAATTGGTGAGACCAGAGCCTTTTGCCCCTATTCCCAGATGGGAATAAAACGGTCAGAAGAAGGTTCCAACTGGGTCGGGAAGCATCTCACCTTTCTCATACAAGAATATAAAGATAATGGCCGGAATCTTATCGTATCTAACCGGGCTATAGAAGAGGCCCTGCAGGCAGAAAAAATTGCTAAACTTAAGGAAATCCTTAAGGAACACAGTATTATTACCGGCACCATCGCATCGGTGCAGGATTTTGGTGCCTTTGTAGACTTAGGTGGGATACAAGGACTCATTCCAGTCTCAGAAATAAGCCGGGAACGGGTAGCAAACATAAACGAGGTTTTGCAGTCTGGACAGGAAATACGGGCAGAAATTATCAAAATTGATTGGCAAACCGAACGGATCACCCTCAGCATGAAAAGCCTCTCGGCCGATCCCTGGACAGAGGCAGCAAAGAAGTACCCCATTGGATCAAAACATACCGGCAAGGTAATCCGCATTACCGATTATGGAGCTTTTGTATCCCTGGAGCCAGGTCTAGACGGGTTGATACACGTTTCTGAACTGCGAAGCGGCGACAAGTACAACAATGTAAAGGGTGCAGTCAAGCTAGGTCAGACCTTAATGGTTAAGATACTGGAAGTTGATGAAATCCGAAGGCGTATTAGCCTTAAGCCAGCAAGTTCTGCTGAAGAAGAGGCGGTTTCCAAACAATATATGGCCGATGAAGACCCCCAGGATACCTACAATCCCTTTGCTGCGTTATTAAAGAAAAACAAATAA